The genomic stretch ctgaaagcatgGCTACTGCACCTTTAAAACTGCACGCTAAAAAGCAAAGATTGGTCAGTATATACTAAGATTCCTTCCGAAAACATTTCTGCCTTCAGTGAAGTACAGTTTAAGGTGAGAAAGGATGCTGCCACATTACCTGGACTATACATTCTCCATCTCCTGGTCATggtcctgctcctcctcctcctcttcctcttctccttcttcctcGCCTCCCTCTTTCTCTGAAGGAGCTTCCCCATCTCTTGCTATTTCCTCTACATGGGCAAGCATGTCAGCCATCAGCGCTTCCTCCAGCCTCTTTCGCACCTGCTGCACCAGCTCCTCTTGCTTCCTGCCCCAAATCAATGAACACGGACATCAATCCTCAAAGTTGCCTCTTTCAAGGGAAAGGAATCTTATATCCCTCACACACGAGCCTGGGCAGACAAGCATGGCTTTGAAAGAGCCCTCCAAGAACTGCATCGTAAAAAAATGCCTGGCATTATACTATAAGTGAAGTTGAAAGAACTTTAAACAGTTGTCCAATATTTTCTATTACAAGCCCTTAGCACTGATTGTACCATTTTTAATTCTGGCTGAAATTTTCCTAATCTAGCAGCTGactcaagacttttttttttttttttaaattcctagTACTAATATgaatttaaacaagaaaaagtcaGCCTACCCTGCTCGGATTTCCAAAATGAGACTGGAGAAAATTAAGTTTCTGACCATTTCAATCTTTTTGCTCATTCTCCTTTTGAGTCACAACCTTAAATTTGCTCCTTTTCTGTCAAAGTCATagtaaagaaaagaagtgaTCAACAGTCTCTGGCTCATGGGACTCCTACTTCATCTCAGCCACAGGAAATCATAAAGTTATAAACAGACCATTTTTCCTGGTCATTCATGTGTaaatcaagcagaaaaaaagtcatcctGTAATTCAAAAAGATTTATCAGTCAAACAGTCAAAACAATTACTACCTTTAAATGCTGTTAATGAATGCAAATTAGCGTGCTTTCAGACTAGTCTTTGGCATATTCAGTTCCCTATCAAGAGCTTAAAGCTGAATTTGACCAGTCTTGATTTAGCAATACAATTCATTACTGAAAGCAAGCTGTACCTAAATAAATCACATCCTTGTTCGATGCCACCACAGCACTTAGTGCTTTTATTTGGTCCTGTGCTGACAGAGTAATGTGAAGAGAATCAAATCACACTGTTCAGGATTTCTCCAATCCCTTCTTTGCTTAGAGGTGCCTTAATCAAAGTTACTCAAATTCAGACACCTTTTTCAATACAAGGAGACACACTCTGACATGAAAAACAAGTATGAACCTGAAATCTCAGGGTAACTGAGCAtggtcaaaataaaaaataatgggCTTTAAGTACATGCCTGTATGAGAGCAGCTTCATGTAACAGGTTTTCTTCTACTCTACTGATATAGAAGCATTGAAATTAATTCAGCAATAGTGCTCCATCAGACATTTAAACTtgccattgaaaggaaaaagaaagcaggaggtACTGTTTTACCACAAGAAACCGTGTTCCAAGACAGTAAGCGCTATTTCTAGTTAATACCTAATATCTTCATCCGTCACCATAAAGGCTTTGCAAAGCGGCTGTGAGGTGTTTAGCCAAACGCCAGGATTCTTCTCAACGGCCGCAGACAGCTGTCCAGTGATAGGCATAGTGCTAGTGTGCAGAGCACTAGCTATAGCAGAGAGAAGGGTTTCATCAGTGCAGCCAGGTCCAACCCCTGCAAGTGGGAGGAAAAGCGATAATCACCATTGCACAAGACAAAAAACAGCAAATCAGGACATCAGGCATTATTCAAATTTTAACGGCAAAGCACATACTGCCACTTAGAAAGCTAACACAACATAAATCTCAGTCCTAAACACTTCTAACAGCACCTGTACAACTCCCTCCAAGGTTATTTAAACCTAGATCAATTCCTCATTCCGttacacaaaacaaacccaaattaGGAATGGAAGTTGTTTCCATTCTGCTTctggaaaatgaacaaaacaaaacaaaaagtcaagAACTTTGCTTCAGTGTTGCCTCAGGACGAAGGGCACCAAGCCTCCCAGCCAGAGTACTAACAGTTCCTGTGGAAGCAGGAATGGTCTGCAGCACTGAAGAACAAGGAGGTCAAACACAATACCTTCATATCACCGCTGATTGGTATCAAAATGCCACCCCTGGAGTTAAGGGCAGACTCTGATTACCTTGTAAACCTTTTGGAAGGTCCATTGTTTTCACCAGCTCTTCTGCAATGTCAAAAGCATTCAGTCCACTTAATTTCTTCTCCCAGAAGAGCTGACATCAAAGAAAGTGTTTATTGGCAC from Pelecanus crispus isolate bPelCri1 chromosome 20, bPelCri1.pri, whole genome shotgun sequence encodes the following:
- the MBD3 gene encoding methyl-CpG-binding domain protein 3 — translated: MDLSTFDFRTGKMLMNKMNKNRQRMRYDCSNQAKGKPDLNTALPVRQTASIFKQPVTKITNHPSNKVKSDPQKAVDQPRQLFWEKKLSGLNAFDIAEELVKTMDLPKGLQGVGPGCTDETLLSAIASALHTSTMPITGQLSAAVEKNPGVWLNTSQPLCKAFMVTDEDIRKQEELVQQVRKRLEEALMADMLAHVEEIARDGEAPSEKEGGEEEGEEEEEEEEQDHDQEMENV